One part of the Lotus japonicus ecotype B-129 chromosome 2, LjGifu_v1.2 genome encodes these proteins:
- the LOC130736693 gene encoding uncharacterized protein LOC130736693, with protein MGIHGGSDELYWSDNVDGQYTSKGGYNFMRMLLSYDAPSSSTSAPLRPAFWKKFWATQALPRCKETSWRAISGYLPLKERLFRPRVDVDPGCSFCATHWETEDHFFLQCPATRQIWFASPGAIRADSFSCFRDFWAVVALQGDGDFLALVQATVYAIWEARNQVNFQQRPLMVHSVLSRVESLLAEVSVRDNGGEATVAAPARWKRPAQGTIKCNFDASFKEGDVSRLGMIARDHEGAIMATACSFQFHTISSLLAEPMSMRWTMQLAIDLGFRRICVETDCVYLFRSWHATGEGRSYLSSILRDCRLLLSGFDHFTVSFVRRTGNVVADFLAKNVKTYANQVWVEEVPAPVLPLVISDIT; from the coding sequence ATGGGTATTCATGGTGGCTCGGATGAGCTCTACTGGTCGGACAACGTGGATGGCCAATACACGTCTAAGGGTGGCTACAACTTCATGCGGATGCTGCTGTCCTATGATGCACCATCGTCCTCAACATCAGCCCCGCTCCGACCGGCGTTTTGGAAGAAGTTCTGGGCAACGCAAGCACTCCCCCGCTGCAAGGAAACGAGCTGGCGAGCCATCTCGGGTTACCTTCCGCTGAAGGAAAGGCTGTTCCGTCCCCGGGTGGATGTCGATCCAGGGTGCAGCTTCTGTGCAACGCATTGGGAGACAGAGGATCATTTTTTTCTGCAGTGTCCAGCAACTAGACAGATTTGGTTTGCCTCCCCGGGTGCAATTCGAGCAGATTCTTTCTCTTGTTTTCGTGATTTCTGGGCAGTCGTGGCGTTGCAGGGGGATGGTGATTTTCTTGCCTTGGTCCAAGCGACTGTGTACGCAATTTGGGAAGCAAGAAATCAAGTGAATTTCCAGCAGCGTCCTCTCATGGTTCATAGCGTATTATCGCGTGTGGAGAGCCTACTTGCTGAAGTTTCAGTTCGTGACAATGGAGGAGAGGCTACCGTAGCTGCGCCGGCGAGATGGAAGAGACCAGCACAAGGGACAATTAAATGTAATTTTGATGCTTCTTTCAAGGAAGGTGATGTTTCTAGGCTGGGAATGATAGCTAGAGACCATGAAGGGGCTATAATGGCAACAGCTTGCTCTTTCCAATTTCACACTATTTCTTCTCTTTTGGCGGAGCCCATGAGTATGCGGTGGACAATGCAATTGGCAATAGACTTGGGCTTCCGGAGGATTTGTGTGGAGACCGATTGTGTCTACCTTTTCAGATCTTGGCATGCCACGGGAGAGGGGAGATCTTATCTTAGTTCTATCCTTAGAGATTGTCGTTTGTTACTTTCTGGCTTTGATCATTTTACTGTTTCTTTTGTTAGGCGCACGGGTAATGTCGTTGCGGATTTTTTAGCTAAGAACGTCAAAACCTATGCTAATCAAGTATGGGTGGAGGAGGTTCC
- the LOC130735482 gene encoding uncharacterized protein LOC130735482, translating into MLVMLFNIFNHEFFIQFVSAMMIYRANCNDKRITWSKAKWNTIKCPAQTNYIDCRYYVLSFLKEIIAHKKSTIPQAYFSDCQFGFYDEDQLNEIKEEWATYVLKNFA; encoded by the exons ATGTTAGTCATGCTATTCAACATATTTAATCATGAGtttttcattcaatttgttAGTGCAATGATGATCTACCGTGCTAATTGCAATGACAAGAGGATTACATGGTCCAAAGCCAAATGGAATACTATAAAG TGCCCTGCCCAAACAAATTATATAGATTGCAGGTACTATGTACTAAGCTTTCTAAAGGAGATAATTGCGCACAAAAAATCTACAATTCCACAAGCG TACTTCTCTGATTGTCAATTTGGCTTCTACGATGAGGATcaactaaatgaaattaaagaagagtGGGCTACTTATGTGTTAAAGAATTTTGCCTAG
- the LOC130736694 gene encoding uncharacterized protein LOC130736694, producing the protein METRCTRESVASPNQHRSHIGISANQLNSCTFLNIYSEKVLIQGKQIKIPIDQKIFHDVYMKFEHIGREEVREITGHGELSASAVCVYMRFLFDHCVAENLSEKFAFLSPHRTAHGLTNQSQYISDAIMANAHPNQLYLAPVNRGAHWVLVVINATTGTLFYLDPIHGSLNQRKVMK; encoded by the exons ATGGAAACAAGATGCACAAGGGAATCTGTTGCATCGCCAAATCAACACAGGTCTCACATTGGGATAAGTGCCAATCAACTTAACAGTTGTACTTTTCTCAACATATATTCAGAAAAGGTTCTTATTCAAgggaaacaaattaaaataccaATAGATCAAAAAATATTCCATGATGTTTATATGAAGTTTGAGCATATTGGTCGTGAGGAAGTCCGTGAAATCACTGGGCATGGTGAATTAAGTGCTTCAGCCGTTTGTGTTTATATGAG GTTCTTATTTGATCACTGTGTGGCTGAAAACTTGAGTGAGAAATTTGCCTTTTTGAGTCCTCATCGAACGGCACATGGGCTGACCAATCAAAGCCAATATATTTCGGATGCAATTATGGCAAATGCACACCCAAACCAATTATATCTTGCACCGGTCAATAGAGG GGCACATTGGGTGTTGGTTGTGATCAATGCCACTACAGGGACCTTATTTTACTTGGATCCTATACATGGTAGTTTGAATCAACGCAAAGTCATGAAATAG
- the LOC130736695 gene encoding uncharacterized protein LOC130736695, translating to MDRKWMFANRLSDEYAAGVKEFVKFAVQNAKNPNSLLCPCLVCWYGIRVNPLELEDHLICKGIDKNYICWSNHGESRFDYSDAADSVRSTSFGAEEDACDGDRVEEMAKAVEDDLRDCPQMFERLKNDAGTPLYNGCSKFTRLSAVLKLYNLKAANGWTDTSFTNLLTLLKDMLPEGNVLPGRLYEAKQMLCSIGMSYERIHACPNDCILFRNEYESLKSCPKCKAPRYKKENSCPLKVLWYFPIIPRFRRMYRSAEVAKQLTWHKYRGEGDGMLRHPADSPQWSKIDSDYSEFGKEERNLRLALSTDGINPHSLQSSTHSTWPVILVIYNLPPWLCMKRKYMMLLMLISGPQQPGNDIDIYLSPLIEDLKKLWEVGVEVYDGSREETFRLRAMLFGTINDFPAYGNLSGYSVKGKLACPICEDDTISMRLDHCKKNVFLGHRRFLRSTHRYRGWTKAFNGNKEEGRARKPLKGSDLIAKVKNVKCKFGKTFKKQLPKCGWKKKSIFFELPYWESLHVRHFLDVMQGRGE from the coding sequence ATGGACCGTAAATGGATGTTTGCTAATCGCTTATCCGATGAATATGCTGCCGGGGTGAAAGAGTTTGTTAAATTTGCGGTTCAAAATGCAAAGAACCCAAATAGTTTGCTATGCCCTTGTTTAGTTTGTTGGTATGGTATTCGAGTTAATCCACTTGAATTAGAAGATCATCTAATTTGCAAGGGAATTGATAAAAACTATATATGTTGGTCAAATCATGGCGAGTCCAGATTTGATTATAGTGATGCAGCAGATAGTGTGAGATCTACCTCATTTGGAGCAGAGGAAGATGCATGTGATGGTGACCGTGTTGAGGAAATGGCGAAGGCGGTTGAAGATGATCTTCGTGATTGTCCTCAAATGTTTGAGAGGCTGAAAAATGATGCGGGGACACCTCTTTATAATGGATGCTCTAAATTCACAAGACTATCTGCGGTCTTAAAGCTGTACAACTTGAAAGCTGCCAATGGATGGACTGATACGAGCTTCACCAACCTACTAACACTCTTAAAAGATATGCTTCCAGAGGGAAACGTTCTTCCCGGTCGACTATATGAGGCTAAACAAATGTTGTGCTCTATTGGAATGAGTTATGAGAGGATTCACGCATGTCCTAATGACTGCATATTATTTCGAAATGAATATGAATCTCTTAAGTCATGTCCCAAATGTAAAGCTCCACGATATAAGAAGGAAAATTCATGTCCTTTAAAAGTGTTATGGTATTTCCCCATAATACCCAGATTTAGGCGCATGTACCGCAGTGCAGAAGTTGCAAAACAGTTGACTTGGCATAAATATAGAGGAGAAGGAGATGGAATGCTTCGACACCCGGCAGATTCTCCCCAATGgagcaaaattgattctgactaTTCTGAATTTGGCAAAGAGGAAAGAAACCTACGCCTTGCATTGTCTACAGATGGAATAAATCCACATAGCCTCCAAAGTAGCACCCACAGTACGTGGCCGGTGATACTAGTGATCTATAACCTACCTCCTTGGCTTTGTATGAAGCGCAAGTATATGATGTTATTAATGTTAATTTCTGGGCCTCAACAACCAGGAAATGATATAGACATATACTTGTCTCCTTTaattgaagatctgaagaaattATGGGAGGTAGGGGTGGAGGTGTATGATGGGTCAAGGGAAGAAACTTTCAGGTTGAGGGCAATGTTGTTTGGTACGATCAATGATTTCCCGGCATATGGCAACTTGTCGGGATATAGTGTAAAAGGAAAACTTGCATGCCCTATATGTGAAGATGATACAATTTCAATGCGATTAGATCATTGTAAAAAGAATGTTTTCCTCGGACATCGTAGATTCTTGCGATCAACACATCGTTATCGGGGGTGGACAAAAGCTTTCAATGGTAATAAAGAAGAAGGTAGAGCTAGAAAGCCATTGAAGGGTAGTGATCTGATTGCCAAGGTGAAAAACGTGAAGTGTAAATTTGGCAAGACATTCAAAAAACAACTTCCTAAATGTGGTTGGAAGAAAAAGTCAATTTTCTTTGAGTTGCCATATTGGGAGTCACTTCATGTGAGACATTTTCTTGATGTGATGCAAGGCAGAGGAGAATGA
- the LOC130738480 gene encoding kunitz-type trypsin inhibitor-like 2 protein codes for MKPTILLTLSVLLFAFSTTYIIPLAFSQVPDLVKDINGIPLSSDGKYYVLPAIWGPTGGGVSPRVTGNQTCPVTVLQSYYEVENGKGVKFEHFPNIGIIYEGVPLKIYFANIYGYCAESTEWVVVSDDFPTPWVGIGGAADHPGKQIVSGLFDIQKYDNFSYKLVFTHINGGSPGRSIDIGRRDDKNGRRLILAQDDDYTFHVVFVRANDDAGINGIKSVV; via the coding sequence ATGAAGCCTACAATATTGCTCACCCTCTCTGTCCTTCTCTTTGCCTTCAGTACCACTTACATAATTCCATTAGCCTTCTCACAAGTTCCTGACCTAGTGAAGGACATAAATGGAATCCCCCTTAGCTCTGATGGCAAATACTACGTCCTTCCAGCTATTTGGGGCCCGACAGGTGGCGGAGTAAGTCCCCGAGTAACTGGGAACCAAACATGCCCAGTTACCGTTCTACAATCTTATTATGAGGTTGAGAATGGCAAGGGAGTGAAATTTGAACACTTTCCCAACATTGGCATCATATATGAAGGGGTGCCACTGAAGATTTATTTTGCGAATATATACGGTTACTGTGCCGAATCCACCGAGTGGGTGGTGGTTTCTGATGATTTCCCTACACCATGGGTGGGTATTGGTGGTGCTGCAGACCATCCAGGAAAACAAATCGTGAGTGGTTTGTTTGACATTCAGAAATATGATAATTTTTCGTACAAGCTTGTGTTCACTCACATCAACGGAGGCTCACCTGGGCGTTCTATTGATATTGGAAGGCGTGATGATAAGAATGGAAGGCGTCTCATCTTGGCTCAAGACGATGATTATACCTTTCATGTTGTGTTTGTTCGTGCTAATGATGATGCTGGTATCAATGGAATTAAGTCCGTAGTTTAA
- the LOC130738481 gene encoding kunitz-type trypsin inhibitor-like 2 protein, translated as MMKPTMLLTLSVLLFAFTTYIIPSAFSQVPDLVKDTNGIPLRSDGRYYIRPALRGPGGGGVSPGETGNQTCPVTVLQHKSEVENGNGVKFEHYPNIGIIYEGVPLTISFGDIYGFCADSTKWVVVSDDFPGKWVGIGGAEDHPGKEIVSGLFDIQKYDDVAYKLVFTPVTGGSPGLSVDIGRRDDKNGRRLILAEEDERTYRVVFARVDDDGGINGIKSVV; from the coding sequence ATGATGAAGCCTACAATGTTACTCACCCTCTCTGTCCTTCTCTTTGCCTTCACCACTTACATAATTCCATCAGCCTTCTCACAAGTTCCTGACCTAGTGAAGGACACAAATGGAATCCCCCTTCGCTCTGATGGCAGATACTACATCAGACCAGCTCTTCGTGGCCCGGGAGGTGGCGGAGTAAGTCCCGGAGAAACCGGGAACCAAACATGCCCAGTTACTGTTCTACAACATAAATCTGAGGTTGAGAATGGCAACGGAGTAAAATTCGAACACTACCCCAACATTGGTATCATCTATGAAGGCGTGCCACTGACGATTTCATTTGGGGATATTTATGGTTTCTGTGCCGATTCGACCAAGTGGGTGGTGGTTTCTGATGATTTTCCAGGAAAATGGGTGGGTATTGGTGGTGCTGAAGATCATCCAGGAAAAGAAATAGTGAGTGGTTTGTTTGACATTCAAAAATATGATGATGTTGCATACAAGCTTGTGTTCACTCCCGTCACCGGTGGCTCACCTGGTCTTTCTGTTGATATTGGAAGGCGTGATGATAAGAATGGAAGGCGTCTCATTCtggctgaagaagatgaacgtACCTATCGAGTTGTGTTTGCTcgtgttgatgatgatggtggtatCAATGGAATTAAGTCTGTAGTTTAA
- the LOC130735483 gene encoding kunitz-type trypsin inhibitor-like 2 protein yields the protein MKPAIMLLTLSFLLFAFITTADIPLAFSEDAEQVLDTFGNPLTPGGRYFIMPGIRDSSGGGPRPGICGNQTCPVDVLDYSDPMKSMAVKFTIAADVSTVIIFTGTPLDIAFEKPECAAGSSKWVVVGNDFPGVWVGIGGSEDHPGNEITSGSFKIEKDGFCYKLVFCPTSVPRLPPGVCVDVGVGFLSQKSLERN from the coding sequence ATGAAGCCTGCAATAATGTTACTCACCCTCTCTTTCCTCCTCTTTGCCTTCATCACCACCGCTGATATTCCACTAGCCTTCTCAGAAGATGCTGAACAAGTGTTGGACACGTTTGGAAATCCCCTTACACCTGGTGGTAGATACTTCATCATGCCAGGTATTCGTGACTCATCTGGCGGTGGACCACGGCCGGGAATATGTGGGAACCAAACATGCCCGGTTGATGTACTAGATTACTCCGACCCTATGAAAAGCATGGCAGTAAAATTCACCATCGCCGCGGACGTAAGCACCGTTATCATCTTCACAGGTACACCACTGGATATTGCATTTGAGAAGCCAGAGTGTGCTGCCGGATCGTCCAAGTGGGTGGTGGTTGGTAATGATTTCCCTGGAGTATGGGTGGGTATTGGTGGCAGTGAAGACCACCCAGGAAATGAAATCACGAGTGGGAGTTTTAAGATTGAAAAAGATGGATTTTGTTACAAGCTTGTGTTCTGTCCCACGTCCGTCCCAAGACTCCCACCTGGTGTTTGTGTTGATGTTGGTGTTGGATTTCTATCTCAGAAATCCCTTGAACGCAATTGA